The following coding sequences are from one Epilithonimonas vandammei window:
- a CDS encoding class I SAM-dependent methyltransferase has protein sequence MNKISEILSTFFAYLKRPDLYPELRRKIWKNLFNRSSGLRGKEEAEKWCSSIAISEKDFIEKVLNTSFIPFEKLFPKEFAEALQLQAKAPVKLGGAGSLSVIYYINEYTNAKKTVETGVAYGWSSFAALASLVNRNGTLYSSDMPYILQNHSEDFVGCVIPQKYRNNWDLYRFADKESLPKIFSKVDSFDVVHYDSDKSYDGRIWAYNLLFSKVREGGIFMSDDIGDNAAFKDFCETKGIKPYVVEFDGKYAGLIIKD, from the coding sequence ATGAATAAAATCTCTGAAATTCTTTCCACATTTTTTGCATATCTAAAACGTCCGGATCTATACCCGGAATTGAGAAGAAAGATTTGGAAAAACCTCTTTAACCGTTCTTCCGGCTTAAGAGGAAAAGAAGAGGCAGAGAAATGGTGCTCATCTATTGCCATTTCCGAAAAAGATTTTATTGAAAAAGTTCTTAACACTAGTTTTATTCCTTTTGAAAAACTCTTTCCAAAGGAGTTTGCAGAAGCATTGCAACTCCAAGCAAAAGCACCAGTCAAATTAGGGGGAGCTGGCTCTTTGAGTGTTATTTATTACATCAATGAATATACAAACGCTAAAAAAACAGTGGAAACAGGTGTAGCGTACGGTTGGTCTTCTTTTGCTGCTTTGGCATCTTTGGTTAATAGAAACGGAACACTTTACAGTTCTGATATGCCTTATATTTTGCAAAACCACAGTGAGGATTTTGTAGGTTGTGTCATTCCACAGAAATATAGAAATAATTGGGATCTTTATCGCTTTGCGGATAAAGAATCTTTACCGAAGATTTTCAGTAAGGTAGATTCTTTTGATGTTGTCCATTATGACAGTGATAAATCTTATGATGGAAGAATCTGGGCTTATAATCTATTATTCAGTAAAGTGAGAGAAGGCGGAATCTTTATGAGTGATGACATTGGTGACAATGCAGCATTCAAAGATTTCTGTGAAACCAAGGGAATAAAACCCTACGTTGTGGAATTCGATGGGAAATATGCAGGCCTTATTATAAAAGATTAA
- a CDS encoding glycosyltransferase family 2 protein, with product MTDIFIKSFNRPFYLDRCIASIEKYVSGDFRIKVLDDGTPEEYLNKIKNKYQNVEILLSDNYPKKIKAIEENLRSGKPVNGFEIPTKFWYDNVKNASNYVIVTEDDVWFTQPINVDELSQEAKNLNINLIKLGWLGNQSNRKDLIIESISENLESAQPKDLLFFPKMLMEAFFYNQYKFYTILYKLGKVNHFTQLKYWALNSILMGFYKKEYWLEIWKNMDGKVDEKRQLINASLFYKKNKNNPNFISKLKLEAMKTTFQSSATNSYHEYGFDFDVNRFNHLINEAWLKDEFDAMENFPKDFSLEYFKRFISDTINFSEFEKWANRFRKQYENMGCKTE from the coding sequence ATGACAGATATCTTTATCAAATCCTTCAATCGTCCTTTTTATCTAGATAGATGTATTGCTTCTATCGAAAAATATGTGTCGGGCGATTTCAGAATAAAAGTTTTGGATGATGGTACACCGGAAGAATATTTGAATAAAATCAAGAACAAATATCAAAATGTCGAAATTCTTCTTTCTGATAATTATCCCAAAAAAATCAAAGCGATTGAAGAGAATTTAAGGTCTGGAAAACCTGTAAATGGTTTTGAAATTCCGACCAAATTTTGGTATGATAATGTAAAAAATGCTTCAAACTATGTCATTGTAACTGAGGATGATGTTTGGTTTACACAACCCATAAATGTGGATGAATTGTCACAAGAAGCGAAGAACCTCAATATTAATCTAATCAAACTAGGCTGGCTTGGAAATCAATCTAACAGAAAAGATTTGATAATTGAATCTATATCTGAAAATCTGGAATCGGCACAACCAAAAGATCTTCTTTTCTTTCCAAAAATGCTAATGGAAGCCTTCTTCTATAATCAATATAAATTTTACACTATTCTTTATAAATTAGGCAAAGTAAATCATTTTACGCAGCTAAAGTATTGGGCTCTCAACTCTATTCTCATGGGATTCTACAAAAAAGAATATTGGTTAGAAATATGGAAAAATATGGACGGCAAGGTAGATGAAAAAAGACAGCTGATCAATGCGTCTTTGTTCTACAAAAAAAATAAAAACAATCCCAATTTCATTTCTAAGCTGAAGTTGGAAGCGATGAAAACAACCTTTCAATCATCTGCCACGAATTCTTATCACGAGTATGGTTTTGATTTCGATGTCAACCGATTCAATCATCTGATTAATGAAGCTTGGCTGAAAGATGAATTTGATGCTATGGAAAACTTCCCAAAAGATTTTTCTTTAGAGTATTTCAAGAGATTCATCTCTGATACAATCAACTTTTCCGAATTTGAAAAATGGGCAAACCGGTTCCGCAAACAGTACGAAAATATGGGTTGCAAAACTGAATAA
- a CDS encoding glycosyltransferase family 2 protein: protein MLFSLLIAHYNNYDLFLDCYDSIVKQSYSNFEVIILDDCSTDGSFEKLTEFLKDDARFKIYQNDSNQGVGFTKKRLAELANGEVCGFLDPDDALTENAIEKSISYYDLENIVATYSLIKICDEKLNFKKVFPNTYKVKQSNPLFFNIQFEISHFFTFKKSAYQKIRGINPELQVAEDMDLYLQLYDIGAIQFIPEALYYYRIHNNGLSHTSDKMQVKQQNWHQVLLETLKRRNISKLYGKEISDITDLPKFIFEKENTFFKRILKKLR from the coding sequence ATGCTTTTCTCATTACTAATCGCACATTACAATAATTACGATTTGTTTTTGGACTGTTATGACAGTATTGTAAAACAGTCTTATAGTAATTTTGAAGTCATTATTTTAGATGATTGCTCCACAGATGGCTCATTCGAAAAACTGACTGAATTTCTAAAAGACGATGCCCGTTTTAAGATTTATCAAAATGACAGCAATCAAGGCGTAGGTTTCACAAAAAAGAGATTAGCTGAACTGGCCAATGGCGAGGTATGCGGTTTTCTGGATCCAGATGATGCACTGACGGAAAATGCGATAGAAAAATCAATCAGTTACTACGATCTTGAAAACATTGTTGCTACCTATTCTCTCATCAAAATATGTGATGAAAAACTGAATTTCAAAAAAGTTTTTCCGAACACCTACAAAGTAAAACAATCTAATCCGTTATTTTTTAATATTCAGTTTGAGATTTCCCACTTTTTTACTTTTAAAAAGAGTGCGTATCAAAAAATTCGGGGTATCAATCCAGAATTGCAAGTTGCAGAGGATATGGATTTGTACCTTCAGCTGTACGACATTGGCGCAATACAATTTATTCCAGAAGCTCTTTATTACTACAGGATTCACAATAATGGTTTATCACACACCAGCGACAAAATGCAGGTAAAGCAACAAAACTGGCATCAAGTATTGTTGGAAACTTTGAAAAGAAGAAACATCTCAAAACTTTATGGTAAAGAAATCTCGGATATTACAGATTTGCCAAAGTTTATTTTTGAAAAAGAGAATACTTTTTTCAAGCGAATATTAAAAAAATTGAGATGA
- a CDS encoding acyltransferase, with protein sequence MGLFSKIIFKILKENSLNVIRKNKNSKIGNAFRIGNYSHFSIHPSASLLINNRVNLRNYCNFVLGENATVILEENVFMNNYCSINALERIEIGENTLFGEGVKLYDHNHEYNEQIVEHHKFKSSPIKIGKNCWLGSNVTVLKGVTIGDNCIIGAGCLIHKDVPAHSILLSEQKLISK encoded by the coding sequence ATGGGTTTATTTTCCAAAATTATTTTTAAAATACTGAAAGAGAATTCTCTTAACGTCATTCGGAAAAACAAAAATTCCAAAATTGGGAACGCATTCAGAATTGGGAATTATTCTCATTTTTCTATTCATCCGTCTGCTTCTTTGTTGATTAACAATCGGGTTAATCTTAGAAACTATTGCAATTTTGTATTGGGAGAAAACGCGACAGTTATTCTGGAAGAGAATGTTTTTATGAATAATTACTGCTCTATCAACGCATTGGAAAGAATAGAAATAGGCGAAAATACGTTGTTTGGAGAAGGCGTAAAACTCTATGATCATAACCACGAGTACAATGAACAGATTGTTGAACATCATAAATTCAAATCCTCGCCAATAAAGATTGGAAAAAACTGCTGGCTGGGAAGTAATGTTACAGTTTTAAAAGGTGTTACCATTGGCGACAATTGTATTATCGGAGCAGGTTGTCTCATTCACAAAGATGTTCCAGCCCACTCCATTCTTCTTTCTGAACAAAAACTTATTTCAAAATAA
- a CDS encoding glycosyltransferase, translating into MSPLVTIVIPVYKVEKFIKRCLQSVVNQTYKNIECILVNDVTPDASMEVAERFIQDNPDFNFIIFNQPTNQGLSMARNAGMDLAKGKYIYFLDSDDEITDYAIEHLVELAEKTNAEMVLGQSVCINEEEGWRRNYFPIESKKDILEGNKEIVWNFVKGQYPVMACDKLVRMDFLMKNKLYFVKDLFSQDVLWSFQSMLKFEKIAFLREDTYLYYFHSASIIHNRGEKHFGNWITIASYMDKAYREEKDFYKKKLILEYLVDFKATTLQMNWKAQKNEKLWKRSYVAYKQMKSLSITDYFSSNYSAKIKKQDLFYRLPLFVGYKFFRWRFDR; encoded by the coding sequence ATGAGTCCTCTTGTTACCATCGTAATCCCAGTTTATAAAGTTGAAAAATTTATAAAAAGATGTCTGCAATCGGTTGTTAACCAAACCTATAAAAATATTGAGTGTATTCTGGTCAATGATGTAACACCAGATGCATCGATGGAAGTCGCTGAAAGATTTATTCAGGATAATCCGGATTTTAATTTTATTATTTTCAATCAGCCAACTAACCAAGGTTTATCTATGGCGAGAAATGCTGGGATGGATTTGGCAAAAGGAAAATACATCTATTTTCTGGATAGCGATGACGAGATTACAGATTATGCTATAGAGCATCTTGTAGAATTGGCAGAAAAAACCAATGCAGAAATGGTCTTGGGACAGAGTGTTTGTATTAATGAAGAAGAAGGGTGGAGAAGAAACTATTTCCCAATAGAGTCCAAAAAAGATATTCTGGAAGGTAACAAAGAAATAGTCTGGAATTTTGTAAAAGGTCAATATCCTGTAATGGCTTGTGATAAGCTTGTCAGAATGGATTTTCTAATGAAAAATAAGCTGTATTTTGTAAAAGATCTCTTCTCCCAAGACGTTTTGTGGAGTTTTCAAAGTATGCTGAAGTTTGAAAAGATTGCGTTTCTCAGAGAGGATACTTATCTATATTATTTCCATAGCGCTTCAATTATTCATAATAGGGGAGAGAAGCATTTTGGGAATTGGATTACGATAGCATCTTATATGGATAAGGCTTATCGTGAAGAAAAAGATTTTTATAAAAAGAAATTAATTTTGGAATATCTGGTCGATTTTAAAGCAACAACTTTACAAATGAATTGGAAAGCGCAGAAAAATGAAAAGCTATGGAAAAGAAGCTACGTTGCTTATAAACAAATGAAATCTTTGAGCATTACAGATTATTTCTCTTCAAATTATTCTGCAAAAATAAAAAAGCAGGACTTATTTTATCGCCTGCCTTTGTTTGTTGGATACAAATTTTTCCGATGGAGATTTGACCGATAA
- a CDS encoding nucleotide sugar dehydrogenase, whose translation MDHKITIIGLGYVGLPLARLFSTKYPVVGFDINEKRIADLNAGKDDTLEVEDDLLKSALVPNNPDFGETGLFCSNKFEDIADSNIYVVTVPTPVDKNNRPDLTPLYKASETVAKVLKKGDIVIYESTVYPGVTEEECIPVLEKNSGLKFNVDFFAGYSPERINPGDKLHTVEKILKVTAGSTPEIGKIVDDLYKSVIVAGTHLAPTIKVAEAAKVIENSQRDINIAFVNELAKIFNLMGIDTHDVLTAAGTKWNFLPFKPGLVGGHCIGVDPYYLAQKAQEFGYHPEIILAGRRMNDSMGQYVASETVKQMLRQDLKVNGSDVLVLGFTFKENCPDVRNTKVVDVVKNLEDYGINVSIYDPWANPEEVKHEYGLETSTKPPFKKYDAVVLAVSHKEFENLNIKNLLSEKGIIYDVKGILAKEDGVKRL comes from the coding sequence ATGGATCATAAAATTACAATCATAGGTCTTGGTTATGTAGGCCTTCCTTTAGCAAGATTATTCTCTACAAAATATCCTGTTGTAGGATTTGACATTAATGAAAAAAGAATCGCAGATCTCAACGCCGGAAAAGATGATACACTGGAAGTAGAAGATGATTTGCTGAAATCCGCTTTGGTTCCAAACAATCCGGATTTTGGAGAAACAGGATTATTCTGTTCCAACAAGTTTGAAGACATTGCAGATTCTAACATTTATGTTGTAACAGTTCCCACACCTGTTGACAAAAACAATCGTCCCGATCTTACACCGCTTTACAAAGCGAGCGAAACAGTTGCCAAAGTTCTGAAAAAAGGAGACATTGTGATTTATGAATCCACTGTTTATCCTGGCGTTACAGAGGAAGAATGCATTCCTGTTTTGGAAAAAAATTCGGGATTGAAATTCAATGTTGATTTCTTCGCTGGTTATTCTCCGGAAAGAATCAATCCAGGTGATAAACTTCATACCGTTGAAAAAATCCTAAAAGTGACTGCTGGTTCTACGCCGGAAATCGGAAAAATTGTAGATGATCTTTACAAATCGGTGATTGTTGCAGGAACGCATCTGGCGCCGACAATTAAAGTTGCTGAAGCGGCTAAAGTGATAGAAAATTCTCAGAGGGATATTAATATCGCATTCGTAAACGAATTGGCAAAGATTTTCAACCTGATGGGAATCGACACTCATGATGTTTTAACTGCTGCGGGTACAAAATGGAATTTCCTTCCGTTCAAACCAGGTTTAGTTGGTGGACACTGTATTGGTGTAGATCCTTATTATCTGGCTCAAAAAGCTCAGGAATTTGGTTACCATCCGGAAATTATATTAGCTGGACGTAGAATGAATGACTCGATGGGACAATATGTTGCAAGCGAAACCGTAAAACAAATGCTAAGACAGGATCTAAAAGTTAACGGTTCTGATGTTTTGGTTTTAGGATTTACCTTCAAAGAAAATTGTCCTGATGTTAGAAATACCAAAGTGGTAGATGTTGTGAAAAACCTGGAAGATTATGGAATCAATGTTTCGATTTACGATCCTTGGGCTAATCCAGAAGAAGTGAAACACGAATACGGTCTGGAAACCTCAACAAAACCACCTTTCAAAAAATATGATGCTGTAGTTTTAGCCGTTTCTCATAAAGAATTTGAGAATCTTAACATCAAAAATCTTCTTTCCGAAAAAGGAATTATTTATGATGTAAAAGGCATTTTAGCAAAAGAAGATGGCGTGAAAAGACTGTAA
- a CDS encoding SDR family oxidoreductase, whose amino-acid sequence MNDFKNKLNNKNILVTGGAGFIGSNLCEELINLGANVTCLDNFSTGFRENLDAIKDRPNFKLIEGDIRNLEDCKLACENQDFVLHEAALGSVPRSINDPITSNDVNVGGFLNMLVAARDANVKRFVYAASSSTYGDSESLPKVEDVIGKPLSPYAITKYVNELYADVFKRTYDFDTIGLRYFNVFGRKQNPNGAYAAVIPKFVMQLMNHESPVINGGGEYSRDFTYIDNVILMNLLALTSDNSASVNQVYNTAFGERTTLNDLVSNLKEYLSDFDPKIAEVEVIYGDYRKGDVPHSLASIDKAKKLLEYQPKHSMKEGLKEAVKWYWDNLK is encoded by the coding sequence ATGAACGATTTTAAAAATAAACTTAACAATAAAAATATTTTAGTCACAGGCGGAGCCGGTTTTATCGGTTCCAACCTTTGTGAAGAACTGATAAACCTCGGTGCAAATGTAACCTGCCTTGATAACTTTTCCACAGGTTTCAGAGAAAATCTAGATGCCATAAAAGACCGTCCGAATTTTAAATTAATTGAAGGCGATATCCGTAATCTGGAAGATTGTAAACTGGCTTGTGAAAATCAGGATTTTGTTTTGCACGAAGCGGCGCTTGGTTCTGTTCCAAGGTCAATCAATGATCCAATCACCAGCAATGATGTAAATGTTGGCGGATTCCTGAATATGTTGGTTGCAGCAAGAGATGCCAACGTAAAAAGATTTGTTTATGCTGCAAGTTCTTCTACTTATGGCGATTCTGAAAGTCTTCCAAAGGTGGAAGATGTGATTGGCAAACCATTGTCGCCGTATGCGATTACAAAATATGTCAACGAGTTATATGCGGATGTTTTCAAAAGAACTTATGATTTCGACACGATTGGCTTAAGATATTTTAATGTTTTTGGAAGAAAGCAGAATCCAAATGGTGCTTACGCTGCCGTAATACCAAAATTCGTAATGCAATTGATGAATCATGAATCTCCGGTTATCAATGGTGGTGGAGAATATTCCCGAGACTTCACTTATATAGACAATGTTATTTTGATGAATCTTTTGGCATTAACTTCGGATAACTCAGCGTCAGTAAACCAAGTTTACAATACGGCTTTCGGAGAAAGAACAACTTTGAATGATCTTGTAAGTAATCTTAAAGAATATCTATCCGATTTTGATCCTAAAATTGCAGAAGTAGAAGTTATCTACGGCGATTACCGAAAAGGCGATGTTCCGCATTCTCTTGCGAGTATTGATAAAGCAAAAAAATTATTAGAATATCAGCCAAAACACTCTATGAAAGAAGGTTTGAAAGAAGCTGTAAAATGGTACTGGGACAATCTAAAATAA
- a CDS encoding NAD-dependent epimerase/dehydratase family protein, whose amino-acid sequence MIIGRGLIASLFSQDDIEDVVFFASGVSNSLETSLEEFLREENLIRKTFTENPDKLFIYFSTCSIYDSSKTGSDYVLHKLKMEQLIKNSCKKYLILRVSNAVGNGGNPNLLMNYLIRSIKNNETINVHTKATRNLIDAEDIKNITFQLLEKSDFNKIINVAYLYNYSIIEILEMVERFYDIKLNLNLIKSGSGYDVNIPDVEDYFRINDLNNKESYLCGILEKYYS is encoded by the coding sequence ATGATAATTGGCAGAGGTCTTATAGCCAGTCTTTTTTCCCAAGATGACATAGAAGATGTAGTTTTCTTTGCATCCGGTGTTTCTAATTCTTTGGAAACAAGTCTCGAGGAGTTTCTTCGGGAAGAAAATCTTATTCGAAAAACCTTTACCGAAAATCCGGACAAACTATTCATTTATTTCTCGACTTGCAGCATCTACGACTCCTCCAAAACGGGCAGTGATTATGTTCTTCACAAACTGAAAATGGAACAATTAATCAAAAATTCCTGCAAAAAATATCTGATTCTAAGAGTTAGTAATGCCGTTGGGAATGGTGGCAACCCTAACTTGTTGATGAATTATCTCATTCGTTCTATCAAAAACAATGAGACTATTAATGTCCACACAAAAGCAACCAGAAATCTAATTGACGCCGAAGACATTAAGAATATTACTTTCCAATTATTAGAAAAGTCTGATTTCAATAAAATCATTAATGTTGCATATCTTTATAATTATTCAATCATTGAAATTTTGGAAATGGTAGAACGTTTTTATGATATCAAACTTAATCTCAATCTTATTAAAAGTGGTTCTGGTTATGATGTTAATATTCCGGATGTTGAAGATTATTTTAGAATTAACGATCTTAATAACAAAGAATCATATCTTTGCGGGATCTTAGAGAAATATTACTCTTGA
- the wecB gene encoding non-hydrolyzing UDP-N-acetylglucosamine 2-epimerase — MSHKIAIIYGTRPEFLKVFPVINQFHLQNKDILIVNTGQHDDLLSKMEESFDIKPDFRLSVQSLDFTNSNLIAKLINSLSDLIHKENITKIVAQGDTFTVLASSIVAFLEKRKFYHIEAGLRTTDIRMPFPEEYNRRVVSLGSDVNFAPTTLSQNNLLKEGIPSDKILLTGNTIVDMIQYILDKENIEIEYQNKVFITAHRRENIGKPLQEISQAIKELATENPTVTFEWALHPNPNTRKIILDVFQNEKPENLIFTEPLPYLETIRKMASAKLIISDSGGIQEEAPSLKKRILILREETERPEVLDCNCGILVGHDLQKIKSEFYKIWDDEKKFMFKADKNPFGDGKASKLILKALLQ, encoded by the coding sequence ATGAGTCATAAAATAGCCATTATTTATGGAACCAGACCAGAATTTCTAAAAGTTTTTCCGGTTATCAACCAATTTCATCTTCAAAATAAAGACATTTTAATTGTAAATACTGGTCAGCACGATGATCTTCTTTCCAAAATGGAAGAAAGCTTCGACATAAAGCCAGATTTCCGACTCTCTGTACAGTCACTCGATTTTACCAATTCGAACTTGATTGCAAAACTTATCAACAGCTTGTCAGACCTTATTCACAAAGAAAATATCACTAAAATCGTAGCGCAGGGCGATACGTTTACGGTTTTGGCTTCTTCTATCGTAGCATTTTTGGAAAAAAGAAAATTTTATCATATCGAAGCTGGTCTTAGAACGACAGATATTAGAATGCCGTTTCCGGAAGAGTATAATAGGCGAGTAGTTTCTCTTGGCAGTGATGTAAATTTTGCACCTACTACTTTATCGCAGAATAATCTTTTGAAGGAGGGAATTCCGAGTGATAAAATATTACTGACAGGAAACACAATTGTAGATATGATTCAATATATTCTTGACAAAGAAAATATTGAAATCGAATATCAAAACAAGGTTTTCATCACAGCGCACAGAAGGGAAAACATCGGCAAGCCACTACAGGAAATCTCTCAAGCCATTAAAGAATTGGCAACTGAAAATCCCACGGTAACTTTTGAATGGGCGTTGCACCCAAATCCAAACACAAGAAAAATTATTCTTGATGTCTTTCAAAACGAAAAACCAGAAAATCTAATTTTTACAGAACCACTTCCTTATCTAGAAACGATCCGGAAAATGGCATCAGCCAAACTAATTATTTCAGATTCAGGAGGAATACAAGAGGAAGCTCCTAGCCTTAAAAAACGAATCTTAATTTTACGCGAAGAAACAGAAAGACCAGAAGTTTTAGATTGTAATTGTGGAATATTAGTAGGTCACGATTTACAAAAAATAAAATCTGAGTTCTATAAAATTTGGGACGATGAGAAGAAGTTCATGTTCAAAGCCGACAAAAATCCTTTTGGGGACGGAAAAGCTTCGAAATTAATACTAAAAGCGCTTTTACAATGA